From Psychroflexus torquis ATCC 700755, the proteins below share one genomic window:
- a CDS encoding hybrid sensor histidine kinase/response regulator, translating into MRKYNILVIEDTKSIREELRDILSFEGMQVFTAENGQEGIDKAKEHLPDLILCDIMMPLKNGFEVFATIQNINAIKHTPFIFLTAKATVENIREGMILGVDDYITKPFDIDLLIKSVKSRLFKEKKRKQFENNKLETLQHNISFAIPHELLTPLNGIIGLSGLMKDPEIEIDKNKLRDFAVGIFDSGNRLLSTLQKFIYYTEVELLLSNDKKKALLKEKITETGEHELEEQSQIIAQKFNRESDIELHIKSFNIKISSFHFDVIIVNIIDNAFKFSNKGDKVIIEVELDDSHVYITVIDNGVGFNEVTLNQIGAFTQFNRSKMEQQGLGLGLITSKKLINFYEGELIISENKPKGSRVELSFLLAE; encoded by the coding sequence ATGAGAAAATATAACATTTTAGTCATTGAGGATACTAAAAGTATTCGTGAAGAACTCAGAGATATATTAAGTTTTGAGGGCATGCAGGTATTTACTGCAGAAAATGGACAAGAAGGAATCGATAAAGCCAAAGAACATCTACCCGATCTTATATTATGTGACATCATGATGCCCCTAAAAAATGGTTTTGAGGTGTTTGCAACAATTCAAAATATCAACGCTATTAAGCACACACCTTTTATTTTCTTGACAGCAAAAGCTACAGTTGAAAATATTAGGGAGGGTATGATACTGGGAGTAGACGATTATATTACCAAACCATTTGATATTGACTTGCTAATTAAATCCGTTAAGAGTCGTTTGTTTAAAGAGAAAAAAAGAAAACAATTTGAAAATAATAAACTTGAGACTTTACAGCACAATATTAGCTTTGCTATCCCTCATGAATTACTTACGCCGCTTAACGGTATTATAGGCCTATCGGGCTTAATGAAAGATCCAGAGATCGAGATAGATAAAAATAAACTTAGAGATTTTGCCGTCGGTATTTTTGATTCTGGCAATCGACTCTTGAGCACTTTACAAAAGTTTATTTATTATACCGAAGTTGAATTACTACTCAGTAATGACAAAAAAAAAGCTTTATTAAAAGAAAAAATTACGGAAACGGGTGAACATGAGTTAGAAGAACAAAGCCAAATTATAGCTCAAAAATTTAATCGGGAGTCTGATATTGAGTTGCATATTAAGTCTTTTAATATTAAAATAAGTTCTTTTCATTTTGATGTAATTATTGTCAATATTATAGACAATGCTTTCAAATTTTCTAATAAAGGAGATAAAGTTATAATTGAGGTAGAATTAGATGATTCTCATGTTTATATCACAGTTATTGACAATGGTGTAGGATTTAATGAAGTAACACTAAATCAAATTGGAGCCTTTACACAATTTAACCGATCAAAGATGGAGCAACAAGGTTTAGGGCTTGGATTAATCACCAGTAAAAAACTAATAAACTTTTATGAAGGAGAATTGATCATAAGCGAAAACAAGCCCAAAGGAAGCCGTGTTGAATTATCCTTTTTGCTAGCTGAATAA
- a CDS encoding PAS domain-containing protein: protein MRERLQSERKAHFLETINTFGSLLMKTSTTQESVWCVTKHAVGELGYIDCIIYLFNDDGVLFQCAAHGNKNPIAQDVLNPIKLKMGEGICGHVALTGIGEIIADTSKDPRYIVDDEDRRSEITVPILSDGIVIGIIDSEYPEKDYFSDHDLKILNTIASMLSFKISQSKAVEELAITNKQLAFQHEEKQKQADELAIANKELAFQNDEKEKRADELAIANKELAFQNDEKEKRADELAIANKELTFQNGEKQKRANELAIANKELTFQNDEKQKRANELAIAKKELDFQVVLTKNRIETESIAKELRQFIETANAPIFGIDNKGMVNEWNQTSEKITGFKKEDVLGQNLVKTYITEDYRDAVKKVLDNALKGQETANYEFPLFTKGGQRVMVLLNASTRRNAEGEIVGVLGVGQDISEMDKLRTQSESVAKELRQFIETANAPIFGIDNKGRVNEWNQTSEKITRFKKEDVLGEDLVQTYITQDYQKQVKEVLDNALKGQETANYEFPLFTKGGQRVMVLLNASTRRNAEGEIVGVIGVGQDITILNEHKENLESKVESRTQEFQESLEREKELGQLKTSFVSMASHEFRTPLTSINAIADVILRYYEKLSRNDINKRLEKIKEEVEDMVIMLEDILIIGKSEAQKLDYNPKLLDIVALIKNIITEYQFGESEKRFIVYDISLPVIMAQVDKKWIKHIIINLFSNALKYSNKDKQIEISIKKEQSGISFSFEDYGIGISKQDIKLLFKPFHRGNNVQNISGTGLGLSVLQKAVELHKGTIEVKSKIGKGSYFRIILPINK, encoded by the coding sequence ATGAGAGAAAGATTGCAAAGTGAGAGAAAGGCGCATTTTTTGGAAACAATCAATACGTTTGGTTCTCTTCTAATGAAAACTAGTACAACGCAAGAGTCCGTTTGGTGTGTGACTAAACATGCTGTTGGAGAGTTGGGATACATTGATTGCATTATTTACTTGTTTAATGATGATGGGGTTCTTTTTCAATGTGCAGCTCACGGAAATAAAAATCCTATTGCTCAAGATGTTCTGAACCCTATCAAATTGAAAATGGGTGAAGGTATTTGTGGACACGTTGCCCTCACAGGAATAGGTGAGATTATTGCCGACACCTCAAAAGACCCAAGATATATTGTTGATGATGAAGATCGACGTTCAGAGATAACAGTGCCTATTCTTTCGGATGGTATTGTGATCGGTATTATCGATTCTGAGTATCCAGAGAAAGATTACTTTTCTGATCATGACTTAAAAATATTAAATACGATAGCTTCAATGCTTTCTTTCAAAATTTCTCAATCAAAAGCAGTTGAAGAATTAGCCATTACTAACAAACAACTTGCATTTCAACATGAAGAAAAACAAAAACAAGCAGACGAATTAGCCATTGCCAATAAAGAACTTGCGTTTCAAAATGATGAGAAAGAAAAACGAGCAGACGAATTAGCCATTGCCAATAAAGAACTTGCGTTTCAGAATGATGAGAAAGAAAAACGAGCAGACGAATTAGCCATTGCCAATAAAGAACTTACCTTTCAAAACGGTGAGAAACAAAAGCGCGCAAATGAATTAGCCATTGCCAATAAAGAACTTACCTTTCAGAACGATGAGAAGCAAAAGCGTGCAAATGAATTAGCCATTGCCAAGAAAGAACTTGACTTTCAAGTAGTGTTAACTAAGAACCGTATCGAAACAGAATCCATTGCCAAAGAATTACGTCAGTTTATTGAAACTGCCAATGCGCCAATTTTTGGAATAGACAATAAAGGGATGGTAAACGAATGGAACCAAACTTCTGAAAAAATTACTGGATTTAAAAAAGAAGACGTATTAGGTCAAAATTTGGTTAAAACCTACATCACCGAAGATTATAGAGATGCAGTAAAAAAAGTATTAGATAATGCCCTGAAAGGACAAGAAACTGCCAACTACGAATTTCCGCTATTTACCAAAGGTGGACAACGTGTAATGGTATTATTAAATGCATCTACGCGTAGAAATGCAGAGGGTGAAATTGTTGGAGTGCTAGGTGTAGGACAAGATATTTCTGAAATGGATAAACTGCGTACCCAATCAGAATCTGTTGCCAAAGAGTTACGTCAGTTTATTGAAACTGCCAATGCGCCAATTTTCGGAATAGACAATAAAGGGAGAGTTAACGAATGGAACCAAACTTCTGAAAAAATCACTAGATTTAAAAAAGAAGATGTATTGGGGGAAGATTTGGTACAAACATATATCACCCAAGATTACCAAAAACAAGTAAAAGAAGTATTAGACAATGCCTTAAAAGGACAAGAAACTGCCAACTACGAATTTCCGCTATTTACCAAAGGTGGACAACGTGTAATGGTATTATTAAACGCATCTACGCGTAGAAATGCAGAGGGTGAAATTGTTGGTGTGATTGGTGTAGGACAGGATATTACTATTTTGAACGAACACAAAGAAAACTTAGAGTCCAAAGTGGAGTCACGCACGCAGGAATTTCAAGAGTCCCTAGAGCGTGAAAAGGAATTAGGGCAACTTAAAACCAGTTTTGTTTCAATGGCATCTCATGAATTTAGGACACCACTTACGTCTATAAATGCAATCGCTGATGTCATTTTAAGGTACTACGAAAAGTTGAGTCGGAATGACATTAACAAGCGACTAGAAAAAATCAAAGAAGAAGTAGAAGACATGGTCATTATGTTAGAAGATATTTTAATTATTGGAAAATCAGAGGCTCAAAAACTAGACTACAATCCAAAACTCTTGGATATTGTTGCTCTAATTAAAAACATTATTACTGAATACCAATTTGGTGAATCTGAAAAAAGATTCATAGTTTATGACATCTCTTTACCTGTAATCATGGCACAAGTAGATAAAAAATGGATTAAACACATTATTATTAATCTTTTTAGTAATGCACTCAAGTATTCAAACAAGGATAAACAGATTGAAATCAGTATAAAAAAAGAACAATCCGGAATTAGTTTTTCTTTTGAAGATTATGGTATTGGTATTTCAAAACAAGACATTAAACTACTGTTTAAACCTTTTCATCGCGGAAATAATGTACAAAATATATCCGGTACGGGATTAGGGTTATCCGTTTTACAAAAGGCCGTTGAGTTACATAAAGGTACAATAGAGGTGAAGAGCAAAATAGGTAAGGGATCATATTTCAGAATAATTTTACCTATTAATAAATAA
- a CDS encoding sensor histidine kinase: MDIELLKKALIREKKARKEAESILEKKSLELYNANEQLKDALENTNLFSEQNPNAVMRFSKQTKDLIYANKQGKKISLFLNRSSNSKLKEKFIQELNFSFKKVGVYQFDLQFNNKTIRFFAIYILSKKYLNIYTADISDLKETEVQMQNITKRFKQAQRVAKMGSWELDLINNNMIWSEDLFYVLHVDSEKFIPSHENYVNLLHPDDHKLANEAFEKAINQKKGYILTQRRIFDDRKDLYIDCRGKVRLGKNGNVTRLYGICIDVTEKTESLKAKENFTKNLEIKVNERTQELKESLEREKELSILKSSFVAMASHEFRTPLTSISAASDVILKYFDKLGKEDITKRLIKIKNEVKDMTIMLEDILIIGKSDVQKLDYNPEVLDIIPLIKHIIFEYQLSESKSRNLTYKISLPSIMASVDKKWIKHVVVNLLSNALKYSEKNTPIEISMNKYKTRVVFGFKDYGIGISKKDIKLLFEPFHRGENVGEISGTGLGLSVLQKAVELHKGKIEVESEIKIGSNFKVTLPIT, encoded by the coding sequence ATGGATATAGAATTACTTAAAAAAGCGCTTATAAGGGAGAAAAAAGCTCGGAAAGAAGCGGAAAGTATACTTGAAAAAAAAAGTTTAGAATTATATAATGCCAATGAACAGCTAAAGGACGCATTAGAAAACACTAATTTGTTTTCAGAACAAAACCCGAATGCTGTTATGAGGTTCTCGAAACAGACCAAAGATCTAATATATGCCAATAAACAGGGTAAGAAAATTAGTTTATTTTTAAATAGATCTTCAAATTCAAAATTAAAAGAAAAGTTTATCCAAGAACTCAATTTTTCATTTAAAAAAGTGGGCGTTTATCAATTTGATTTGCAATTTAACAATAAGACCATACGCTTTTTCGCCATATATATTTTATCAAAAAAGTATCTCAATATATATACTGCTGATATTTCGGATTTAAAGGAAACAGAAGTTCAAATGCAAAATATTACCAAAAGATTCAAGCAAGCACAACGAGTCGCTAAAATGGGTAGTTGGGAACTTGACCTTATCAATAATAATATGATTTGGTCTGAAGATTTGTTTTACGTTTTACATGTCGATTCAGAAAAGTTCATTCCATCTCATGAAAACTACGTTAATCTTTTGCATCCAGACGATCATAAACTTGCTAATGAAGCATTCGAAAAAGCTATTAACCAAAAGAAAGGGTATATATTGACACAGAGACGAATTTTTGATGACAGAAAGGATTTGTACATAGATTGCCGTGGAAAGGTTCGTTTAGGAAAGAACGGAAACGTTACCCGTTTATATGGTATTTGTATTGATGTTACTGAAAAAACAGAATCTTTGAAAGCAAAAGAAAATTTTACTAAAAATCTCGAAATAAAAGTAAATGAACGAACACAAGAACTTAAAGAATCATTGGAACGCGAAAAAGAATTGAGTATACTTAAAAGTAGTTTTGTTGCGATGGCATCTCATGAGTTCAGAACACCACTCACATCTATAAGCGCCGCTTCTGATGTAATTCTGAAGTACTTTGACAAATTAGGTAAAGAAGATATTACCAAGCGTTTGATAAAGATTAAAAACGAAGTAAAAGACATGACCATCATGCTAGAAGATATTTTAATTATTGGAAAATCTGATGTACAAAAATTAGACTATAATCCAGAAGTTTTGGATATTATTCCTTTAATAAAGCATATCATTTTCGAATACCAACTCAGTGAGTCTAAAAGCAGAAACCTAACCTATAAGATTTCTTTACCCTCAATAATGGCAAGTGTGGATAAAAAGTGGATCAAACACGTTGTAGTTAATCTTCTTAGTAATGCACTAAAATATTCAGAGAAGAATACACCAATTGAAATAAGCATGAATAAATACAAAACTAGAGTTGTATTTGGTTTTAAAGATTATGGTATTGGTATTTCAAAAAAAGATATTAAACTCCTGTTTGAGCCTTTTCACAGAGGTGAAAATGTAGGTGAAATTTCTGGTACTGGATTAGGATTATCTGTTTTACAAAAAGCAGTAGAGTTACATAAGGGTAAAATAGAGGTTGAAAGCGAAATTAAAATAGGCTCTAATTTTAAAGTGACTTTACCAATTACATGA
- a CDS encoding heme NO-binding domain-containing protein, translating into MKGIIFTEFLELLENKFGLEIVQKIIDECDLTTNGVYTSVGTYSHKDMFKMVGKLSQIKEIPVPKLLTIFGEYFFVTLSNDYPHFMEKSNLFSFLDSIEKYIHPEVLKLYPEAELPSFEAEINSKDEMTLNYMSSRKLSDLAIGLIKGASKYFNEDIDILKISEKDDGEIVILKIKKK; encoded by the coding sequence ATGAAAGGAATTATATTTACTGAATTTTTAGAGCTATTAGAAAATAAATTTGGACTAGAGATAGTTCAAAAGATAATTGATGAATGTGACCTCACCACTAATGGCGTTTATACATCTGTAGGCACATATAGCCATAAAGATATGTTTAAAATGGTTGGGAAATTATCTCAAATAAAGGAAATTCCGGTTCCAAAATTACTGACTATTTTTGGTGAATATTTCTTTGTTACTTTGAGCAATGATTACCCACACTTTATGGAGAAATCTAATTTATTTAGTTTTTTAGATTCTATTGAAAAATATATTCATCCAGAAGTTTTGAAGTTATACCCCGAAGCAGAGTTACCATCTTTCGAAGCAGAAATAAATAGTAAGGATGAGATGACTTTAAATTACATGTCATCAAGAAAATTGTCTGATTTGGCCATTGGTCTAATAAAAGGTGCATCAAAGTATTTTAATGAGGACATTGATATCTTAAAAATCAGTGAAAAGGATGATGGTGAAATAGTCATACTGAAAATCAAAAAAAAATGA
- a CDS encoding IS1595-like element ISPto1 family transposase, which yields MNIDNLKEEILSLSTLDRDNLLKDITDSLEHNQLVERASRRHILDNKMGGCPHCLHEKYVRFGVDKGSQRYKCKSCNRSFTEYTGTWMAGLQRKDMISSYLSLMVQEKSLDKISSELGINKKTAFDWRHKILASFDTKNDDDQDNFTGITESDETFFLRSEKGMEVKDRESRKRGGKSKKRGISKDQVAVIVTQDRKSTLDLSVAKLGRIGKVDIENAIGKRVIKDITILCSDAHHSYKGFAKDSETEFHIVNASKGERVKGKYHIQHVNSTHNRVKKWIENTFWGVSTKYLQQYMNWYRIKENIKSRSDRANAFVEETIALGTLKRYNQIESRYENLISTQT from the coding sequence ATGAACATAGATAATCTAAAAGAGGAAATACTATCACTATCCACTCTAGATCGTGATAATCTGTTAAAGGATATTACAGATTCACTTGAGCATAATCAATTGGTTGAGCGGGCTTCCCGTCGCCATATTTTAGATAATAAAATGGGCGGATGCCCACATTGTTTACATGAAAAATATGTTCGTTTTGGAGTTGACAAAGGCTCGCAGCGCTATAAGTGCAAGTCTTGCAATAGAAGCTTTACTGAATATACTGGCACTTGGATGGCGGGACTTCAAAGAAAGGATATGATTTCATCTTATTTAAGTCTTATGGTTCAAGAAAAAAGTTTAGATAAAATAAGTTCAGAATTAGGCATCAATAAAAAGACAGCCTTTGATTGGCGTCATAAGATATTAGCTTCATTCGATACTAAAAATGACGATGACCAAGACAACTTTACAGGTATTACAGAGAGTGACGAAACCTTTTTCCTAAGATCAGAAAAAGGTATGGAGGTAAAAGATAGGGAATCAAGAAAAAGAGGCGGTAAGTCTAAAAAGAGAGGTATAAGTAAAGATCAAGTTGCGGTAATTGTAACACAGGATAGAAAATCAACATTAGACCTTAGCGTGGCTAAACTCGGTCGAATAGGAAAAGTAGATATAGAAAATGCTATCGGTAAACGTGTTATAAAGGATATAACCATATTGTGTAGCGATGCCCATCACAGTTATAAAGGGTTTGCCAAAGATAGCGAAACAGAGTTCCACATCGTAAATGCATCAAAAGGAGAAAGAGTAAAAGGAAAGTATCACATACAACACGTTAATTCTACTCACAATAGAGTTAAAAAATGGATTGAAAATACCTTTTGGGGAGTATCAACAAAATATCTACAACAATATATGAATTGGTATCGAATAAAGGAAAATATAAAGTCTAGAAGCGATAGAGCCAACGCCTTTGTGGAAGAAACAATTGCTCTAGGTACATTGAAACGGTATAATCAAATCGAATCTAGATATGAAAACTTAATATCAACGCAGACCTAA
- a CDS encoding DUF3997 domain-containing protein encodes MMNRALYFLLILMFFASCGDRDLGDGYFHLPKYEAIDVGYPENESILYRSSEEYLFSDIIIKGDVIEVQSDSRHIIAKRDPLIKRDNNTGTIEYFIIQKVNDSLIGPLTKKVFKESTNDLNVNLEFK; translated from the coding sequence ATGATGAACAGAGCTTTATATTTCTTACTAATTCTAATGTTCTTTGCCTCGTGTGGTGATAGAGATTTAGGCGATGGATATTTCCATCTTCCCAAATATGAAGCGATAGATGTTGGATATCCTGAAAATGAATCAATCCTTTATAGGTCAAGCGAGGAATATCTTTTTAGTGATATAATTATTAAAGGTGACGTAATTGAAGTACAATCAGATTCAAGACATATAATTGCTAAGCGTGATCCTCTGATTAAACGTGACAATAACACTGGGACGATAGAATATTTCATTATCCAAAAAGTAAATGACAGTCTTATTGGGCCATTGACAAAGAAAGTATTTAAAGAATCGACGAACGACTTGAATGTAAATCTTGAATTCAAATAA
- a CDS encoding Crp/Fnr family transcriptional regulator, protein MHKQVISFFKQFIDLEEKDVLLIEELTTVRHFSKNEFILIQGKVCDFVAFINKGAFRGFYSVDGQEYSKQFFLDGGFCTDYSSFLTEKKSLTYLQATEDSTVIFFKKKDVDVMYKNIPNFVQFGKLLAESLYIKVCDINASFILNSPKERYANMLIARPELIQRIPQYMIASYLGITPEALSRIRRRLGKT, encoded by the coding sequence ATGCACAAGCAGGTTATTTCATTTTTTAAACAATTTATAGATTTAGAAGAAAAGGATGTTCTTCTTATTGAAGAGTTGACAACAGTAAGACATTTTTCGAAAAATGAATTTATTTTAATACAGGGAAAGGTATGTGATTTTGTTGCCTTTATAAATAAAGGAGCGTTTAGAGGTTTTTATTCGGTTGATGGTCAAGAATACAGCAAACAATTTTTCTTGGATGGTGGGTTTTGTACAGATTATTCAAGTTTTTTAACCGAGAAAAAGTCTTTGACTTATTTACAGGCTACTGAAGATAGCACGGTTATCTTTTTTAAAAAAAAGGATGTTGACGTTATGTACAAAAACATTCCAAATTTTGTGCAATTCGGAAAGTTGCTAGCTGAAAGTTTGTATATAAAAGTATGCGATATTAACGCATCATTTATTTTAAATTCTCCCAAAGAGCGTTATGCCAATATGCTTATCGCTAGACCAGAATTAATACAACGAATCCCTCAATATATGATTGCATCCTATCTTGGTATTACTCCAGAAGCTTTAAGTAGAATACGAAGACGTTTAGGGAAAACTTAA
- a CDS encoding transposase: MGIKKKKSRFISNNFLLSSEKICDIYMHRWQIETMFKRLKQNFPLK, encoded by the coding sequence GTGGGCATAAAGAAAAAGAAATCTAGATTCATATCCAACAACTTCCTTTTGAGTTCAGAAAAAATATGTGATATCTACATGCACAGATGGCAGATTGAAACGATGTTTAAAAGACTAAAGCAGAACTTTCCATTAAAATAG